A window from Pangasianodon hypophthalmus isolate fPanHyp1 chromosome 4, fPanHyp1.pri, whole genome shotgun sequence encodes these proteins:
- the LOC113540688 gene encoding copper chaperone for superoxide dismutase isoform X1, producing METDQAAKLEFAVQMSCESCVRAIKGALEKQPGVQSVQVDLAREEVFVETSLSTQEVQGLIESTGRRAVLKGIGGSEPDLGAAVAMLSGAGLVQGVVRFLQLSEDRCLIDGTIDGLEPGPHGLHVHEFGDLTQDCMSCGEHYNPFGKQHGGPQDTERHVGDLGNVQAGADGRAAFRLEDSQLKVWDVIGRSLVVDSGEDDLGRGNHPLSRQTGNSGERLACGIIARSAGLFQNPKQICACDGVTLWEERDRPIAGKGRKKVTDTPAANL from the exons ATGGAAACAGATCAAGCTGCTAAA TTGGAGTTTGCGGTGCAGATGAGCTGTGAGAGCTGCGTACGTGCCATTAAAGGTGCACTTGAGAAACAGCCTG GCGTGCAGTCGGTGCAGGTGGACTTGGCTCGGGAGGAGGTTTTCGTTGAGACGTCTCTTTCCACTCAAGAGGTTCAGGGTCTGATTGAGAGCACGGGCAGAAGAGCTGTACTGAAGGGCATCGGGGGATCAGAACCAG ATCTGGGAGCGGCCGTGGCTATGCTGAGTGGGGCGGGGCTAGTGCAGGGCGTGGTCCGGTTTCTGCAGCTATCCGAGGATCGTTGTTTGATTGACGGCACGATTGACGGCTTAGAGCCCGGGCCTCATGGCCTTCACGTTCATGAATTCGGAGACCTCACACAGGACTGCATGAG ttgtGGTGAGCACTACAACCCGTTTGGGAAGCAGCACGGAGGcccacaggacacagagagg CATGTCGGTGATTTGGGAAACGTTCAGGCGGGAGCAGACGGCAGAGCCGCGTTCAGACTGGAGGACTCACAGCTGAAG GTGTGGGATGTGATTGGTCGATCGCTGGTGGTGGATTCAGGAGAAGATGATCTGGGAAGAGGAAATCACCCTCTGTCTAGACAAACAGGAAACTCTGGCGAGAG GCTGGCGTGTGGGATCATTGCTCGTTCTGCAGGACTCTTTCAGAACCCCAAACAGATCTGCGCCTGTGATGGAGTCACTCTGTGGGAGGAGAGAGATCGTCCAATAGCAGGCAAAGGACGCAAAAAAGTCACCGACACACCAGCTGCCAATTTATGA
- the LOC113540688 gene encoding copper chaperone for superoxide dismutase isoform X2 produces the protein METDQAAKLEFAVQMSCESCVRAIKGALEKQPGVQSVQVDLAREEVFVETSLSTQEVQGLIESTGRRAVLKGIGGSEPDLGAAVAMLSGAGLVQGVVRFLQLSEDRCLIDGTIDGLEPGPHGLHVHEFGDLTQDCMSCGEHYNPFGKQHGGPQDTERHVGDLGNVQAGADGRAAFRLEDSQLKVWDVIGRSLVVDSGEDDLGRGNHPLSRQTGNSGER, from the exons ATGGAAACAGATCAAGCTGCTAAA TTGGAGTTTGCGGTGCAGATGAGCTGTGAGAGCTGCGTACGTGCCATTAAAGGTGCACTTGAGAAACAGCCTG GCGTGCAGTCGGTGCAGGTGGACTTGGCTCGGGAGGAGGTTTTCGTTGAGACGTCTCTTTCCACTCAAGAGGTTCAGGGTCTGATTGAGAGCACGGGCAGAAGAGCTGTACTGAAGGGCATCGGGGGATCAGAACCAG ATCTGGGAGCGGCCGTGGCTATGCTGAGTGGGGCGGGGCTAGTGCAGGGCGTGGTCCGGTTTCTGCAGCTATCCGAGGATCGTTGTTTGATTGACGGCACGATTGACGGCTTAGAGCCCGGGCCTCATGGCCTTCACGTTCATGAATTCGGAGACCTCACACAGGACTGCATGAG ttgtGGTGAGCACTACAACCCGTTTGGGAAGCAGCACGGAGGcccacaggacacagagagg CATGTCGGTGATTTGGGAAACGTTCAGGCGGGAGCAGACGGCAGAGCCGCGTTCAGACTGGAGGACTCACAGCTGAAG GTGTGGGATGTGATTGGTCGATCGCTGGTGGTGGATTCAGGAGAAGATGATCTGGGAAGAGGAAATCACCCTCTGTCTAGACAAACAGGAAACTCTGGCGAGAGGTGA